From Elephas maximus indicus isolate mEleMax1 chromosome 25, mEleMax1 primary haplotype, whole genome shotgun sequence, the proteins below share one genomic window:
- the TFAP2C gene encoding transcription factor AP-2 gamma: MLWKITDNVKYEEDCEDRHDASSNGNPRLPPLSSAGQHLYSPAPPLSHTGVAEYQPPPYFPPPYQQLAYSQSADPYSHLGEAYAAAINPLHQPAPTGSQQQAWPGRQGQEGAGLPSHHGRPAGLLPHLSGLEGGAVGTRREAYRRSDLLLPHAHALDAAGLAENLGLHDMAHQMEEVQSVDDQHLLLHDQTVIRKGPISMTKNPLGLPCQKELVGAVMNPSEVFCSVPGRLSLLSSTSKYKVTVAEVQRRLSPPECLNASLLGGVLRRAKSKNGGRSLREKLDKIGLNLPAGRRKAAHVTLLTSLVEGEAVHLARDFAYVCEAEFPSKPVAEYLTRPHLGGRNEMATRKNMLLAAQQVCKEFTDLLTQDRTPNGNSRPTPVLETNIQNCLSHFSLITHGFGSQAICAAMSAAQNYIKEALIVIDKSYMNPGDQSPADSNKTLEKMEKHRK, encoded by the exons ATGTTGTGGAAAATAACAGATAATGTCAAGTATGAAGAGGACTGCGAG GATCGCCACGATGCGAGCAGCAATGGGAACCCGCGCCTCCCGCCCCTCTCCTCGGCCGGGCAGCACCTCTACAGCCCCGCACCACCCCTCTCCCATACCGGAGTCGCCGAATACCAGCCTCCCCCGTACTTCCCACCTCCCTACCAGCAGCTGGCTTACTCGCAGTCGGCCGACCCCTACTCGCACCTCGGAGAAGCGTACGCCGCCGCGATCAACCCGCTGCACCAGCCGGCGCCCACCGGCAGCCAGCAGCAGGCCTGGCCGGGTCGCCAGGGCCAGGAGGGCGCCGGCCTGCCCTCGCACCACGGGCGCCCAGCGGGCCTGCTGCCCCACCTCTCAGGGCTGGAGGGCGGCGCCGTGGGCACCCGCAGAGAGGCCTACCGCCGCTCCGACCTGCTGCTGCCGCACGCGCACGCCCTGGACGCCGCGGGCCTGGCAGAGAACCTGGGGCTCCACGACATGGCGCACCAGATGGAGGAGGTGCAG AGTGTCGACGACCAGCATCTGCTTTTGCACGATCAAACGGTCATTCGCAAAG GTCCTATTTCAATGACCAAGAACCCCCTGGGTCTCCCCTGCCAGAAGGAGCTGGTGGGGGCGGTGATGAACCCCAGCGAAGTCTTCTGCTCCGTCCCAGGGAGACTGTCTCTTCTCAGCTCCACGTCGAAATACAAAGTGACCGTTGCTGAAGTCCAGCGGCGCCTGTCCCCGCCTGAATGCTTGAACGCCTCATTACTGGGAGGTGTTCTCAGGAG AGCCAAATCCAAGAATGGGGGCCGATCATTGCGGGAGAAGTTGGACAAGATTGGGTTAAATCTTCCAGCCGGCCGACGGAAAGCTGCTCACGTGACCCTCCTGACTTCCCTAGTAGAAG gtgaagccgTTCATTTGGCCCGAGACTTTGCGTATGTCTGCGAAGCCGAGTTTCCTAGTAAACCAGTGGCCGAATACTTAACCCGACCGCATCTAGGAGGGCGAAACGAGATGGCAACTCGGAAGAACATGCTGCTGGCGGCCCA ACAAGTGTGTAAAGAATTCACAGACCTTCTCACTCAAGACCGAACGCCCAACGGGAACAGCCGGCCCACCCCGGTCTTAGAGACGAACATACAGAACTGCCTGTCTCATTTCAGCTTGATTACCCACGGTTTTGGCAGCCAGGCCATATGCGCCGCCATGTCTGCTGCACAGAATTACATCAAAGAAGCTCTGATTGTAATAGACAAATCTTACATGAACCCCGGAGACCAGAGCCCAGCCGACTCCAACAAAACCCTGGAGAAAATGGAGAAGCACAGGAAATGA